A section of the Roseivirga sp. BDSF3-8 genome encodes:
- a CDS encoding DUF6443 domain-containing protein, which yields MKNIASLIILLFTAASTLAQLPNRPVTTAGSSETGVYIPQESESGPAINEVREYMPRLPYTHPDVVINEPGDKVLLKTVFYDGLGRDAQVVKRMAGTDGHDLVNAIVYDGFGRKTTNYLPYADLPASLQPGSFRANALTAQSLFYQDEDEKTANSIQPFSESVFESNPMGRLLKKGAPGQDWDVDGAHATEKSYRYNTANEVPLFAYQGLPDMVVQEPGAYYPANRLRVTRTKDADGHVTEEFLDLAGLPVMRRVEEAPGRWATTLYVFDELEQLMAVLPPAFMEVHDPAASVYVREEHLSMYAYRYRYDNDGYLIRKYLPGKEEWEYIVYNSRDLPVLSQTPSQRRANEWSFSKFDPLNRLVMTGTVVIDLPPDQIREEAARPAAESGHYDYEFKTNVTGVGWSYKASYPTQVEIDDIETILFYDDYNVPCIGELSFVPRYGFEQKYKPYPTGQVTATMAKDLSTGEHLYRVFYYDEKLRPIQVLEQHARADTPHGGYSVSSLTYNWAGNVTEYRDEFVGTKTLVQHQRMTYDHTGRLLETWHRVENDGYSPVEWTDLQEAAAFGPQITKIISENYSYATFNAGGLSTRVIPAGEDGAVRFTAGQDGTGFRRFFGLDEGEFTYHMQSLSHGIYLSNQDIRLIDNGATGSIIGTWQPGDVFEIERKEGRVYYRRNGELLKESTTPAAGALRTAVGLRFGNHYFERIDMRGKAPEPAEEVLMSALAYNSLGQLVNKKLHSRDEGETFLQDTDYRYHIRGWLERVNDPEAATEDPAKALSMSFSFNHGFTNPQYNGSISGMRWKILGQKEQAYGYRYDGLNRLTRADYIAKAEDDTWTAHTDEYSTEVTYDLYGNITRLKRKGLTETEANGLQPGLIDDLEYTYDGTRLKNIRDWSEAREGYKDDGVFKETGIEEYHYDEEGRMTDSFDKDITKIAYNQLNMPERITYRDGREVVHHYTGDGAKQRTEYYLNGQLQNTTTFVGSVMLDNGEISHLVYDDGFLQADPDQPTGWLYTYDLKDHLGNTWVTIAENDPVDYLATFEADKQTEEEYEFGESRKQGNLISAPVHNHTEGGSVSQRLLGYEYDEAVGISKSLEVYPGDKVDMEVYASYGGYAASNPDREALTFGAMFLQAMGIPYGPETGLDATAFDGLAAGASGGATADPAYVPAYLNYVLFDENMEQEDLGFIQLSASGGSTPTRLNMSIDIEVRGYIFIYVSNESPEGLEVYFDDFKVTHTPNIIIQSEAYYPFGLTFDGFKRGDDRYTGTVSGTGSGFRDLGFRDYEPATGRFYMTDPLAELQLDHSPYHYALNNPIRNIDALGLQGMQGVNKIGQILKKAVNSVFGGKSGKAPKNAKKQCKKLNRKRLGSKLQNWADKLFGGKNKSGSNNSNSNSNSTSSSSDNTSTETDNGDKDSKEGKKDKNKRSKTKPDTGAGNDTGEEDQEDEADESKGTITLGYKSAKGKKPATNSKENGPAEGANNWYKVGTGSGSSEDDNSDKYGKAWTRDFPNPTEVGKANEAYKKGDDQNSPAKKVPGDQAGALTALKETQSQKKNAITPSGDEVTSRESEADEHVEDKNKVDYTALIDILKGIRIDVDGNKNYAVIDKIALAPEYVDKESKTLLKNATPKISPIYSGNYQEDILIDIAAIKLQKFISDKFRDGSTHDKDQLLLEINNRAQEIQLEIEDLKNTLNSDSEVIALVDTDSRELEALNNAVGDYASQGISSKAIICDQNFLEYRKNQYETGQRTTESDVEFYMVKEGDEIVDHYIAFDGQFYQPYDFGPYSKVPAKQLEQKANELALSANELKRPADWDTNPNYKYGLIEEVPTKHDVPDLETPALTFYEKAMVPLRLMREILDQIQVHERWWNEDCGNGVDCATGNENELGIFIPDVIAAAGNILIDQGKDIPEIVIMVASLIFDEKFRNQMLDAVTNLTFEQLKQMFFDSIDQMNDYPYYYVPYNFGELAFALLVTGGASLATEVMGALKKLKRFKDMKFGNLKQLYPDPNEFEAAQKKLMKLDINGDKTLLNAFDGDISLVDGYKKLDDAGVSDRLKKNPAVLERAKSFKCN from the coding sequence ATGAAAAATATAGCTTCTTTAATCATATTGCTGTTTACAGCAGCCAGTACACTGGCGCAACTACCTAACCGGCCTGTAACGACTGCCGGAAGCAGCGAGACGGGCGTGTATATTCCGCAAGAGTCTGAGTCTGGCCCGGCTATAAACGAGGTACGGGAATATATGCCCCGCCTGCCTTATACCCATCCGGATGTGGTGATAAACGAGCCGGGCGATAAGGTACTGCTCAAAACGGTCTTCTACGACGGCCTGGGAAGGGATGCGCAGGTGGTGAAGCGAATGGCCGGTACTGATGGGCATGACCTGGTGAATGCCATCGTTTATGATGGCTTTGGCCGGAAAACAACTAACTACCTGCCTTATGCGGACCTGCCTGCGAGCTTACAGCCGGGCAGCTTCAGGGCAAATGCGCTGACGGCTCAAAGTCTGTTTTATCAGGATGAGGATGAGAAAACAGCTAACTCTATACAGCCTTTTTCGGAAAGTGTGTTTGAGTCTAACCCTATGGGGAGGCTGCTAAAGAAAGGGGCCCCGGGGCAGGACTGGGACGTGGACGGTGCGCACGCGACGGAAAAGAGCTACCGCTATAATACGGCTAATGAGGTTCCGCTATTTGCCTACCAGGGGCTACCGGACATGGTGGTGCAGGAACCGGGGGCTTACTATCCGGCGAACCGGCTACGGGTGACCCGGACGAAAGACGCGGACGGTCATGTAACGGAGGAGTTTCTGGACCTGGCGGGCTTGCCTGTTATGCGCAGGGTGGAGGAAGCACCGGGTCGCTGGGCTACTACGCTATATGTATTTGATGAGCTGGAGCAACTGATGGCGGTATTACCTCCTGCCTTTATGGAGGTGCACGACCCGGCGGCGAGTGTGTATGTAAGGGAAGAGCACCTGAGTATGTACGCTTACCGCTACCGCTATGATAATGATGGCTACCTGATCCGTAAGTATTTGCCGGGTAAAGAAGAGTGGGAGTACATAGTCTACAACAGCCGCGACCTGCCGGTACTGTCCCAGACTCCTTCGCAGCGAAGGGCCAATGAGTGGAGCTTCTCTAAGTTTGACCCGCTGAACCGCCTGGTGATGACGGGTACGGTGGTGATAGACCTGCCCCCGGACCAGATAAGGGAAGAAGCTGCCCGGCCGGCGGCTGAGTCCGGGCATTACGATTATGAGTTCAAAACCAATGTTACGGGCGTCGGGTGGTCTTATAAAGCCTCCTACCCTACCCAGGTGGAGATCGATGACATTGAAACTATCCTCTTTTATGATGATTACAATGTGCCGTGTATCGGTGAGTTGAGCTTTGTGCCCCGATATGGCTTTGAACAGAAGTATAAGCCCTACCCTACCGGACAGGTGACTGCCACTATGGCGAAAGACCTGAGTACGGGAGAGCACCTGTACCGGGTATTTTACTACGATGAAAAGCTGCGGCCCATCCAGGTACTGGAACAGCATGCGCGTGCGGATACGCCCCACGGTGGATACTCTGTATCTTCCCTGACATATAACTGGGCGGGTAATGTAACGGAGTACCGGGATGAATTTGTGGGCACCAAGACGCTGGTACAGCACCAGCGGATGACCTATGACCATACGGGCCGCCTGCTGGAGACCTGGCACCGGGTGGAAAACGACGGCTACAGCCCGGTGGAGTGGACGGACCTGCAGGAGGCAGCAGCCTTCGGACCCCAGATAACCAAAATAATCAGTGAAAACTACAGCTATGCCACCTTCAATGCGGGAGGGCTTAGCACGCGGGTAATTCCTGCCGGAGAGGACGGTGCGGTGCGCTTTACGGCAGGACAGGATGGTACGGGCTTCCGCCGGTTCTTCGGACTGGACGAAGGGGAGTTTACCTACCACATGCAGAGCCTTTCTCATGGCATTTACCTTTCTAACCAGGATATCCGGCTTATCGATAACGGTGCTACGGGTAGCATAATCGGCACCTGGCAGCCGGGTGATGTATTTGAGATAGAGCGGAAAGAGGGCAGGGTGTACTACCGCCGCAATGGGGAACTGCTGAAGGAAAGCACCACCCCTGCAGCAGGGGCCTTGCGGACGGCCGTGGGCTTACGCTTTGGCAACCACTACTTTGAGCGTATCGATATGCGGGGCAAGGCACCGGAGCCGGCGGAAGAGGTACTGATGTCTGCTCTGGCTTATAACTCGCTGGGCCAACTGGTGAACAAGAAATTGCATAGCCGTGATGAGGGGGAGACTTTCCTGCAGGACACGGACTACCGCTACCATATCCGTGGCTGGCTGGAAAGGGTAAATGATCCTGAGGCAGCTACGGAGGACCCGGCCAAGGCACTGAGCATGTCTTTCAGCTTTAACCATGGCTTTACAAACCCGCAGTACAATGGCAGCATCAGCGGGATGCGCTGGAAGATACTGGGCCAGAAAGAGCAGGCGTATGGGTACCGCTACGACGGCCTGAACCGCCTGACGAGGGCTGACTACATTGCCAAAGCGGAGGATGATACCTGGACGGCCCACACAGACGAATACAGTACGGAAGTAACTTACGACCTGTATGGCAACATCACGCGCCTGAAGCGTAAGGGGCTAACGGAAACGGAGGCAAACGGGCTGCAACCCGGCCTGATTGATGACCTTGAGTATACTTATGACGGCACACGCCTGAAAAATATTCGTGACTGGTCTGAGGCGCGTGAGGGGTATAAGGACGACGGGGTGTTTAAAGAAACGGGCATAGAGGAATACCACTACGATGAGGAGGGCCGCATGACGGACTCCTTTGATAAGGACATCACCAAAATAGCCTACAACCAGCTCAACATGCCGGAAAGGATTACCTACCGGGACGGGCGTGAGGTGGTGCACCACTACACGGGTGACGGGGCCAAGCAGCGGACGGAATACTACCTGAACGGGCAGTTGCAAAACACGACTACCTTCGTAGGGTCTGTGATGCTGGATAATGGAGAGATTAGCCACCTGGTTTATGATGACGGCTTCCTGCAGGCGGACCCGGACCAGCCCACGGGGTGGCTATACACTTATGACCTGAAGGACCACCTGGGCAATACCTGGGTCACTATTGCTGAAAATGACCCTGTAGACTACCTGGCGACCTTTGAGGCGGATAAACAGACGGAAGAGGAGTACGAATTCGGCGAAAGCCGTAAGCAGGGCAACCTGATAAGCGCCCCGGTACATAACCATACGGAAGGGGGCAGTGTAAGCCAGCGACTGCTTGGTTATGAATATGATGAGGCGGTAGGAATATCGAAAAGCCTGGAGGTATACCCCGGCGACAAGGTAGACATGGAGGTGTATGCGAGCTACGGGGGCTATGCCGCGAGCAACCCTGACCGGGAGGCGCTTACCTTCGGGGCGATGTTCCTGCAGGCTATGGGCATACCCTACGGCCCTGAGACGGGCCTGGACGCTACTGCTTTTGACGGACTGGCGGCGGGGGCTTCCGGCGGGGCCACTGCTGACCCTGCCTACGTACCGGCCTACCTGAACTATGTGCTCTTTGATGAAAATATGGAGCAGGAGGACCTTGGCTTTATCCAGCTTTCTGCCTCGGGGGGCAGTACGCCGACCCGCCTGAATATGTCGATAGATATTGAGGTAAGGGGGTATATATTTATCTATGTATCTAATGAAAGCCCTGAAGGACTGGAGGTATACTTCGATGACTTCAAGGTGACGCACACGCCGAATATCATTATCCAGTCGGAGGCTTACTATCCCTTCGGCCTTACCTTCGATGGCTTTAAGCGCGGCGACGATCGCTATACGGGTACGGTCAGTGGTACCGGATCAGGCTTCCGCGACCTGGGCTTCCGTGATTACGAACCTGCCACGGGCCGCTTTTATATGACGGACCCGCTGGCGGAATTACAGCTAGACCATAGCCCCTACCACTACGCCCTTAATAACCCCATCCGCAACATAGATGCACTGGGCCTGCAGGGGATGCAAGGGGTGAACAAAATAGGGCAGATATTGAAGAAGGCTGTTAATAGCGTCTTCGGTGGGAAATCTGGAAAGGCCCCTAAGAACGCCAAAAAACAATGTAAGAAGCTAAATAGAAAACGTCTCGGGAGTAAACTGCAGAATTGGGCTGATAAATTATTCGGAGGTAAAAACAAATCCGGGAGTAACAATTCAAACAGCAATAGCAACTCTACCTCCTCTTCAAGTGATAATACCTCCACTGAAACGGATAATGGGGACAAGGACAGTAAGGAGGGTAAAAAGGACAAAAATAAGCGTTCCAAAACGAAACCTGACACAGGTGCCGGCAATGACACCGGCGAAGAGGACCAAGAAGACGAAGCAGACGAAAGCAAAGGAACGATTACCCTGGGGTATAAGTCGGCGAAAGGCAAAAAACCAGCAACCAACTCAAAGGAAAACGGCCCTGCAGAAGGCGCTAATAATTGGTATAAGGTAGGTACCGGATCCGGATCAAGTGAAGATGACAATTCGGATAAGTACGGTAAAGCATGGACTAGGGATTTTCCTAATCCTACCGAGGTAGGTAAGGCCAACGAGGCATATAAAAAGGGAGATGATCAAAATTCACCGGCCAAAAAAGTGCCAGGTGACCAGGCAGGAGCACTTACCGCACTTAAAGAAACTCAAAGTCAGAAGAAGAATGCTATCACCCCTTCCGGCGATGAGGTTACTTCACGGGAAAGCGAGGCAGACGAGCATGTGGAGGATAAGAATAAGGTAGATTACACCGCACTAATCGATATACTCAAAGGTATCCGTATAGATGTGGATGGAAATAAAAACTATGCGGTAATTGACAAAATCGCATTAGCACCAGAGTATGTAGATAAAGAATCAAAGACATTATTAAAAAATGCTACCCCCAAGATCAGTCCGATCTATAGTGGCAACTACCAGGAGGATATATTGATCGATATAGCCGCCATTAAATTGCAAAAGTTTATATCCGATAAATTCAGGGATGGAAGTACTCACGACAAGGATCAATTACTACTTGAGATTAATAATAGAGCCCAGGAGATACAACTTGAGATAGAAGACCTGAAAAACACTCTCAATTCAGATTCTGAGGTTATAGCATTGGTAGACACCGACTCCAGAGAGCTGGAAGCACTTAACAACGCTGTTGGAGATTATGCTTCTCAGGGGATTTCCTCAAAAGCGATAATTTGCGATCAGAACTTTCTGGAATATCGGAAAAATCAGTACGAAACCGGGCAAAGAACTACCGAAAGCGATGTGGAATTTTACATGGTAAAAGAGGGCGATGAAATTGTCGATCATTACATCGCCTTTGACGGGCAGTTTTATCAGCCCTATGATTTTGGACCATACTCTAAAGTTCCTGCTAAACAACTGGAGCAGAAAGCAAACGAGCTGGCTTTATCAGCAAATGAACTTAAAAGACCTGCTGACTGGGATACTAACCCTAACTATAAATATGGTTTAATAGAGGAAGTACCTACTAAACATGATGTTCCTGATCTGGAGACACCAGCCCTCACATTCTACGAGAAGGCAATGGTACCCTTACGACTTATGAGAGAAATACTGGACCAAATCCAGGTTCATGAACGCTGGTGGAACGAGGACTGTGGCAATGGGGTAGACTGTGCGACCGGAAATGAAAATGAACTGGGAATCTTCATACCGGATGTTATTGCCGCAGCGGGGAACATCCTGATTGATCAAGGCAAAGATATTCCTGAGATTGTCATTATGGTGGCCAGTCTGATTTTTGATGAAAAATTTCGTAATCAAATGCTGGATGCAGTCACAAATCTAACCTTTGAGCAGCTTAAGCAAATGTTTTTTGATTCTATTGATCAGATGAATGATTATCCCTACTACTATGTGCCTTATAATTTTGGGGAGTTAGCCTTTGCTCTATTGGTGACAGGGGGGGCATCGCTGGCCACTGAAGTAATGGGAGCTCTAAAGAAGCTCAAAAGATTTAAAGACATGAAATTTGGTAATCTGAAGCAGCTATATCCCGACCCAAATGAATTTGAGGCCGCTCAAAAAAAATTAATGAAACTAGATATTAATGGAGACAAAACTTTGCTGAATGCCTTTGATGGAGATATTTCACTTGTTGATGGATATAAGAAGCTGGATGATGCCGGGGTTAGCGACAGACTAAAAAAGAATCCGGCAGTATTAGAAAGAGCCAAAAGTTTTAAATGTAATTGA
- a CDS encoding pentapeptide repeat-containing protein — translation MDVINNDVLEENIISHKKAIGGDFNCKRLDMGTFYEKKLNNFMMEGVEDLSSYPIQNSAFQNCIFKNVDFGRTEFYKTIFSSCIFENCSFIKAEILKVNFNICTFKESNFFASSIDGSLNNCIFKNCNFDKSYLTESKIVNTIFTGESKPPNTRDNEEHNVIWNLQSPQCIGK, via the coding sequence ATGGATGTTATAAATAATGATGTTTTAGAAGAGAATATTATCTCTCATAAAAAGGCCATAGGTGGCGACTTTAATTGCAAAAGATTGGATATGGGCACCTTTTATGAAAAAAAATTAAATAATTTTATGATGGAAGGTGTTGAGGATTTAAGTTCATATCCAATCCAAAATTCAGCTTTTCAAAACTGTATCTTTAAGAATGTAGATTTTGGTAGAACTGAGTTTTACAAGACAATTTTCAGCAGCTGTATATTTGAAAATTGCTCATTTATAAAAGCGGAAATACTGAAAGTAAATTTTAATATTTGCACATTCAAGGAGTCAAATTTTTTTGCAAGTTCAATTGATGGTAGCTTGAACAACTGCATTTTTAAAAACTGCAACTTTGATAAATCGTATTTAACAGAATCAAAAATCGTAAACACAATTTTCACAGGAGAGTCTAAACCACCTAACACCAGAGATAACGAGGAGCATAATGTGATCTGGAATTTACAAAGTCCACAATGTATAGGCAAATAG